In one window of Prionailurus bengalensis isolate Pbe53 chromosome B3, Fcat_Pben_1.1_paternal_pri, whole genome shotgun sequence DNA:
- the LOC122468899 gene encoding myosin-7 → MVDAEMAAFGAAAPFLRKSEKERLEAQTRPFDLKKDVFVPDDKEEFVKAKIVSREGGKVTAETEHGKTVTVKEDQVMQQNPPKFDKIEDMAMLTFLHEPAVLYNLKERYASWMIYTYSGLFCVTVNPYKWLPVYNAEVVAAYRGKKRSEAPPHIFSISDNAYQYMLTDRENQSILITGESGAGKTVNTKRVIQYFAVIAAIGDRSKKEQTPGKGTLEDQIIQANPALEAFGNAKTVRNDNSSRFGKFIRIHFGATGKLASADIETYLLEKSRVIFQLKAERDYHIFYQILSNKKPELLDMLLITNNPYDYAFISQGETTVASIDDAEELMATDNAFDVLGFTSEEKNSMYKLTGAIMHFGNMKFKQKQREEQAEPDGTEEADKSAYLMGLNSADLLKGLCHPRVKVGNEYVTKGQNVQQVAYATGALAKAVYEKMFNWMVTRINATLETKQPRQYFIGVLDIAGFEIFDFNSFEQLCINFTNEKLQQFFNHHMFVLEQEEYKKEGIEWEFIDFGMDLQACIDLIEKPMGIMSILEEECMFPKATDMTFKAKLYDNHLGKSNNFQKPRNIKGKPEAHFSLIHYAGTVDYNILGWLQKNKDPLNETVVALYQKSSLKMLSNLFANYAGADAPVDKGKGKAKKGSSFQTVSALHRENLNKLMTNLRSTHPHFVRCIIPNETKSPGVIDNPLVMHQLRCNGVLEGIRICRKGFPNRILYGDFRQRYRILNPAAIPEGQFIDSRKGAEKLLGSLDIDHNQYKFGHTKVFFKAGLLGLLEEMRDERLSRIITRIQAQSRGVLSRMEYKKLLERRDSLLIIQWNIRAFMGVKNWPWMKLYFKIKPLLKSAETEKEMATMKEEFARIKEALEKSEARRKELEEKMVSLLQEKNDLQLQVQAEQDNLADAEERCDQLIKNKIQLEAKVKEMTERLEDEEEMNAELTAKKRKLEDECSELKRDIDDLELTLAKVEKEKHATENKVKNLTEEMAGLDEIIAKLTKEKKALQEAHQQALDDLQAEEDKVNTLTKAKVKLEQQVDDLEGSLEQEKKVRMDLERAKRKLEGDLKLTQESIMDLENDKQQLDERLKKKDFELNALNARIEDEQALGSQLQKKLKELQARIEELEEELEAERTARAKVEKLRSDLSRELEEISERLEEAGGATSVQIEMNKKREAEFQKMRRDLEEATLQHEATAAALRKKHADSVAELGEQIDNLQRVKQKLEKEKSEFKLELDDVTSNMEQIIKAKANLEKMCRTLEDQMNEHRSKAEETQRSVNDLTSQRAKLQTENGELSRQLDEKEALISQLTRGKLTYTQQLEDLKRQLEEEVKAKNALAHALQSARHDCDLLREQYEEETEAKAELQRVLSKANSEVAQWRTKYETDAIQRTEELEEAKKKLAQRLQDAEEAVEAVNAKCSSLEKTKHRLQNEIEDLMVDVERSNAAAAALDKKQRNFDKILAEWKQKYEESQSELESSQKEARSLSTELFKLKNAYEESLEHLETFKRENKNLQEEISDLTEQLGSSGKTIHELEKVRKQLEAEKLELQSALEEAEASLEHEEGKILRAQLEFNQIKAEIERKLAEKDEEMEQAKRNHLRVVDSLQTSLDAETRSRNEALRVKKKMEGDLNEMEIQLSHANRMAAEAQKQVKGLQSLLKDTQIQLDDAVRANDDLKENIAIVERRNNLLQAELEELRAVVEQTERSRKLAEQELIETSERVQLLHSQNTSLINQKKKMDADLSQLQTEVEEAVQECRNAEEKAKKAITDAAMMAEELKKEQDTSAHLERMKKNMEQTIKDLQHRLDEAEQIALKGGKKQLQKLEARVRELENELEAEQKRNAESVKGMRKSERRIKELTYQTEEDRKNLLRLQDLVDKLQLKVKAYKRQAEEAEEQANTNLSKFRKVQHELDEAEERADIAESQVNKLRAKSRDIGTKGLNEE, encoded by the exons ATGGTGGATGCGGAGATGGCCGCCTTTGGGGCCGCCGCCCCCTTCCTGCGAAAGTCAGAGAAGGAGCGGCTGGAAGCCCAGACCCGACCTTTTGACCTCAAGAAGGATGTCTTCGTGCCTGATGACAAAGAGGAGTTCGTCAAGGCCAAAATTGTGTCTCGAGAGGGTGGCAAAGTCACTGCTGAGACTGAGCATGGCAAG ACGGTGACCGTGAAGGAAGACCAGGTGATGCAGCAGAACCCACCCAAGTTTGACAAGATCGAGGACATGGCCATGCTGACCTTCCTGCACGAACCTGCCGTGCTCTACAACCTCAAGGAGCGCTATGCCTCTTGGATGATCTAC ACCTACTCGGGCCTCTTCTGTGTCACCGTCAATCCCTACAAATGGCTGCCGGTATACAATGCAGAGGTGGTGGCTGCCTACCGGGGCAAGAAGAGGAGCGAGGCGCCGCCCCACATCTTCTCCATCTCTGACAACGCCTATCAGTACATGCTGACAG ACAGAGAAAACCAGTCCATCCTGATCAC TGGGGAATCTGGGGCAGGAAAGACTGTCAACACCAAGAGGGTCATCCAGTACTTCGCTGTTATTGCCGCCATTGGGGATCGCAGCAAGAAGGAGCAGACCCCAGGGAAG GGCACTCTGGAGGACCAGATCATCCAGGCCAATCCTGCCCTAGAGGCCTTTGGCAATGCCAAGACAGTCCGGAATGACAACTCCTCCCGCTTT GGGAAATTCATTCGAATCCATTTTGGGGCAACCGGAAAGTTGGCGTCTGCAGACATAGAGACCT ATCTTCTGGAAAAATCCAGAGTTATTTTCCAGTTGAAAGCGGAGAGAGACTATCACATTTTCTACCAAATCCTGTCTAACAAAAAGCCCGAGCTGCTGG ACATGCTGCTGATCACCAACAACCCCTATGATTATGCATTCATCTCCCAAGGAGAGACCACGGTGGCCTCCATTGATGACGCTGAAGAGCTCATGGCCACTGAT AATGCCTTTGATGTGCTGGGCTTCACTTCAGAGGAGAAGAACTCCATGTACAAGCTGACGGGTGCCATCATGCACTTTGGAAACATGAAGTTCAAACAGAAGCAGCGAGAGGAGCAGGCTGAGCCAGACGGCACTGAAG AGGCTGACAAATCTGCCTACCTCATGGGGCTCAACTCAGCTGACCTGCTCAAGGGGCTGTGCCACCCTCGAGTGAAAGTGGGCAATGAATATGTCACCAAGGGGCAGAATGTCCAGCAG GTGGCATATGCCACCGGGGCACTGGCCAAGGCAGTGTACGAGAAGATGTTCAACTGGATGGTGACACGGATCAATGCCACCCTGGAGACCAAGCAGCCACGCCAATACTTCATAGGGGTCCTGGACATCGCCGGCTTCGAGATCTTCGAT TTCAACAGCTTTGAGCAGCTGTGCATCAACTTCACCAACGAGAAGCTGCAGCAGTTCTTCAACCACCACATGTTCGTGCTGGAGCAGGAGGAGTACAAGAAGGAAGGCATCGAGTGGGAGTTCATCGACTTTGGCATGGACCTGCAGGCCTGCATCGACCTCATCGAGAAG CCCATGGGCATCATGTCCATCCTGGAGGAGGAATGCATGTTCCCCAAGGCCACTGATATGACCTTCAAGGCCAAGCTGTATGACAACCACCTGGGCAAGTCCAACAACTTCCAGAAGCCACGCAACATTAAGGGGAAGCCGGAAGCCCACTTCTCCCTGATCCATTACGCTGGCACCGTGGACTACAACATCCTGGGCTGGCTGCAGAAGAACAAAGACCCACTCAACGAGACGGTGGTGGCCTTGTACCAGAAGTCCTCCCTCAAGATGCTCAGTAACCTGTTTGCCAACTATGCGGGCGCTGATGCAC CTGTTGATAAAGGCAAAGGCAAAGCCAAGAAAGGCTCATCCTTTCAGACTGTGTCAGCTCTGCACAGG GAAAATCTGAACAAGCTGATGACCAACTTGCGCTCTACACATCCCCACTTCGTGCGTTGCATCATTCCCAATGAGACAAAGTCTCCAG GAGTGATAGACAACCCCCTGGTCATGCACCAGCTGCGCTGTAACGGTGTGCTGGAGGGCATCCGCATCTGCAGGAAGGGCTTCCCCAACCGCATCCTCTACGGGGACTTCAGGCAGAG GTATCGCATCCTGAATCCAGCGGCCATCCCTGAGGGCCAATTCATTgacagcaggaaaggggcagagaagctGCTGGGCTCCCTAGACATTGACCACAATCAGTACAAGTTCGGCCATACCAAG GTGTTCTTCAAGGCTGGGCTACTGGGGCTGCTGGAGGAGATGCGTGACGAGAGGCTGAGCCGCATCATCACCCGCATCCAGGCCCAGTCCCGGGGTGTGCTCTCCAGAATGGAGTACAAGAAGCTGCTGGAACGCAG AGACTCCCTGCTGATAATCCAGTGGAACATTCGGGCCTTCATGGGGGTCAAGAACTGGCCCTGGATGAAGCTCTACTTCAAGATCAAGCCACTGCTGAAGAgcgcagagacagagaaggagatggCCACCATGAAGGAGGAGTTTGCGCGCATCAAAGAGGCGCTGGAGAAGTCAGAGGCTCGCCGCAAGGAACTGGAGGAGAAGATGGTGTCCCTGCTGCAGGAGAAGAATGACCTCCAGCTCCAAGTGCAGGCG GAACAAGACAACCTGGCTGATGCAGAGGAACGCTGTGACCAGCTGATCAAGAACAAGATCCAGCTGGAGGCCAAGGTGAAGGAGATGACAGAGAGGCTGGAGGACGAGGAGGAGATGAATGCAGAGCTCACTGCCAAGAAGCGCAAGCTGGAAGATGAGTGCTCTGAGCTCAAAAGGGACATTGATGACCTGGAGCTGACACTGGCCAAGGTGGAGAAGGAGAAGCATGCAACAGAGAACAAG GTGAAGAACCTGACAGAGGAAATGGCTGGGCTAGATGAGATCATCGCCAAGCTGACCAAGGAAAAGAAGGCTCTGCAGGAGGCCCACCAGCAAGCCCTAGATGACCTTCAGGCCGAGGAGGACAAGGTCAACACCCTGACCAAGGCCAAAGTCAAGCTGGAGCAGCAGGTGGACGAT CTGGAGGGGTCCCTGGAGCAGGAGAAGAAGGTGCGCATGGACCTGGAGCGAGCAAAGCGGAAGCTGGAGGGCGACCTGAAGCTGACCCAGGAGAGCATCATGGACCTGGAGAACGACAAGCAGCAGCTGGACGAGCGGCTGAAAAA GAAGGACTTTGAACTGAATGCCCTCAATGCCAGGATTGAGGATGAGCAGGCCCTCGGCAGCCAGTTGCAGAAGAAGCTCAAAGAGCTTCAG GCTCGCAtcgaggagctggaggaggagctggaggctgAGCGCACCGCCAGGGCCAAAGTGGAGAAGCTGCGCTCAGACCTGTCCCGGGAGCTGGAAGAGATCAGCGAGCGGCTGGAAGAGGCCGGTGGGGCCACGTCCGTGCAGATCGAGATGAACAAGAAGCGCGAGGCCGAGTTCCAGAAGATGAGACGGGACCTGGAGGAGGCCACGCTGCAGCACGAGGCCACGGCGGCGGCCCTGCGCAAGAAGCACGCCGACAGCGTGGCCGAGCTGGGCGAGCAGATCGACAACCTGCAGCGTGTGaagcagaagctggagaaggagaagagcGAGTTCAAGCTGGAGCTGGATGATGTCACCTCCAACATGGAGCAGATCATCAAGGCCAAG gcTAACCTGGAGAAGATGTGCCGGACCCTGGAAGACCAGATGAATGAGCACCGAAGCAAGGCCGAGGAGACCCAGCGTTCTGTCAACGACCTCACCAGCCAGCGGGCCAAGCTACAGACTGAGAATG GTGAGCTGTCTCGGCAGCTGGATGAGAAGGAGGCACTGATCTCCCAGCTGACCCGAGGCAAGCTCACCTACACCCAGCAGCTGGAGGACCTCAAGaggcagctggaggaggaagTTAAG gcgaAGAATGCCCTGGCCCACGCACTGCAGTCAGCCCGACACGACTGTGACCTGCTGCGGGAGCAGTACGAGGAGGAGACGGAGGCCAAGGCTGAGTTGCAGCGCGTCCTGTCCAAGGCCAACTCGGAGGTGGCCCAGTGGAGGACGAAGTATGAGACAGATGCCATCCAGAGGACAGAGGAGCTTGAAGAAGCCAA GAAGAAGCTGGCCCAGCGGCTGCAGGACGCCGAGGAGGCCGTGGAGGCCGTCAACGCCAAGTGCTCATCCCTGGAGAAGACCAAGCACCGACTGCAGAATGAGATCGAGGACCTGATGGTGGATGTGGAGCGCTCCAATGCAGCCGCCGCAGCCCTGGACAAGAAGCAGAGGAATTTTGACAAG ATCCTGGCTGAGTGGAAGCAGAAGTATGAGGAGTCGCAGTCAGAGCTGGAGTCCTCGCAGAAGGAGGCGCgctctctcagcacagagctcttcAAGCTCAAGAATGCCTACGAGGAGTCCCTGGAGCATCTGGAGACCTTCAAGCGGGAGAACAAGAACCTTCAGG AGGAGATCTCCGACCTCACTGAGCAGCTGGGTTCCAGTGGAAAAACCATCCATGAGCTGGAGAAAGTCCGCAAGCAGCTGGAAGCTGAGAAGCTAGAGCTGCAGTCAGCCCTGGAAGAggctgag gCCTCCCTGGAGCATGAGGAGGGCAAGATCCTCCGGGCCCAGCTGGAGTTCAACCAGATCAAGGCAGAGATCGAGCGGAAGCTGGCAGAGAAGGACGAGGAGATGGAGCAGGCCAAGCGCAACCACCTGCGGGTGGTGGACTCGCTGCAGACCTCCCTGGATGCAGAGACACGCAGCCGCAACGAGGCCCTGCGGGTGAAGAAGAAGATGGAGGGCGACCTCAATGAGATGGAGATCCAGCTGAGCCATGCCAATCGCATGGCCGCTGAGGCCCAGAAGCAAGTCAAGGGTCTCCAGAGCTTGTTGAAG GACACCCAGATCCAGCTGGACGACGCGGTCCGTGCCAACGACGACCTGAAGGAGAATATCGCCATTGTGGAGCGGCGTAACAACCTGCTGCAGGCTGAGCTGGAGGAGCTGCGGGCCGTGGTGGAGCAGACCGAGCGGTCTCGGAAGCTGGCGGAGCAGGAGCTGATCGAGACCAGCGAGCGGGTGCAGCTGCTGCACTCCCAG AACACCAGCCTCATCAACCAGAAGAAGAAGATGGATGCAGACCTGTCCCAGCTTCAGACTGAAGTGGAGGAGGCCGTGCAGGAGTGCAGGAACGCCGAGGAGAAGGCCAAGAAGGCCATCACGGAT GCTGCCATGATGGCAGAGGAGCTGAAGAAGGAGCAGGACACCAGCGCCCACCTGGAGCGCATGAAGAAGAACATGGAGCAGACCATCAAGGACCTGCAGCACAGGCTGGATGAGGCCGAGCAGATCGCCCTCAAGGGTGGCAAGAAGCAGCTGCAGAAGCTGGAGGCCCGGGTGCGGGAGCTGGAGAATGAGCTGGAGGCCGAGCAGAAGCGCAACGCAGAGTCGGTCAAGGGCATGAGGAAGAGTGAGCGCCGCATCAAGGAGCTGACCTACCAG